The window ATCAgaacagctccattgaagtcagtggagccatGCTAATTTATACCTGCTGAAGACCTGGCCCAAGTTCTTTAAATGAATGCACACTTCATGGAATTAACAATCCATACTTATAACCAACCAATAAATGACATCTAGGTTATCCTAGTTAACAGTAAACATGTAACGTGCACCTCCTGAAGCTAAGGGAAGAAAAGCCTGCTGCCAGCACTTCCcacttttgaaggttttttgaCTTAATGCTTTAGCTCCATTTAAGTGCCAAGAACGTGAAGTAATCTTGGCTTCTATTAATCTTGTTTTGGGGGGCACGACAGCTTTTACGGGAAAAGCTGATAAATATCAGTCTGTGAGTATGGGAGTGGATTGTAATATAAATACCCTTTTCCTGAATGGCCaaaatgaaaacatgaatgtCCAAGTCTGGGAGTTCCTTGGTGTGAAGTGTGGTATGTGTATCCCTATATATGTCAATGCACATAGACACACATTTTATACATTCCATGGCCTTAAGGGAATATATTTTCTTAAGGAAGCATACTGTGCAGTGTCTGCCCCTGTTTTAGCTGTATCCTGAATTAAACCAAAGCTCAGGGACTAGCAGGAAAGTTTTAACACTGAATTGGTTCCACTCTTCTTCTGATTGACAGGACACACTTCATAAGACCTAAAACCAACTTCCTGCAAGCCAGTCAGGGTGACTTGATAAGAAAGTGGAATTTAGGGCAATTAAGTGCAATTTGAGCCATGAGACTATGTCTGCAGATTGCAGTAATATACCCCATTCAACAGTATTCCAGACATCCAGTGAAGATTTTACAAAACACACTTATTTAAGGGTTGAATTTGCTACAACAGATTGATAATGCACTAGTTGGGATATTGAGTAAATTCAAGTTGTAATAATTATACAGGAGTGGGATAAAGTACTATTAATGAACAGAAATCAGCTACTCCTTCAGGACTACTTTAGGAGCTGCAAACATCTGCAcgactctcacacacacatgcaccccagCACAATATTAGAGGTGGGAGCTTGAAATTGGATAAATAGGATTTTAAAGGTGACCAAGGATTTAAGCAAAAAATCCACATGgcccccattttttttctttctgatatGTAAAGAAAACCTGGAAATTCTCCCCTATCCTGCTGCTTATTTTTGGTTTTTGGTCTGGCATTCCCTAGTTTTGCTGCTAAAcattgggggggggtgggggatgtcTCAGAGAAAGGCAGAAGAGTGAGGGGTGTCAAAAAAGTTTAACAAGGACATCTTTTATCCTAAATGCTGATTAGACATTGCAGTTATGTCGATGTTAGCAatagcaaacaacaacaaaaagttttaagcactgaaaaaaaatcctctttgcCTTCTGATTACAGTACTCTGCTTTTGCTTTTTTGTCTTTTGTGATGTCATAATATATCACTAGTTCTTCATGGTAGAAAAGGCCTGCATttataaggttaaaaaaaaaaaaaacctcaacagAAAACTCCTTCCTTTTTAGTATTTTTCTTTCTGGTCAGAAAAATACTTTTGAAGCTTCCTTTATACATCATAAAAACAGGGGCAAACCCAATTTATTGttctgtttatttgttttttgtattgtttATTGTTTAAGCCATCTATTATCATGTCAGGAACCATGATACAAGTTGTCAGACTTGCCTCATGTATTCTCTGCATGCTTTATACCCTTCTTGCATTACTGGCAGCCATTATTGTGTTTGTTCGTTAGCTCCACTCCACTGCACCCCTAAACCATCTTCTGCTGGCTGAATGGTCTTTTGCATTTTATgggcccaaccctctgccccatttTTTTCTATGCTGTTTTTCTGCTATGGTGGGAGGCTCAGCTTCTGTGCCTCCCTTTCCAAGAGATTTGCAGAAAGGGAAGAGGAAGCAGCTTCTGCTACCCTGTTACTGTGTTGGATTAATTtttataatgtaatttaaataacTAAATAAGAAAAAATGTCTATCAAGGCATTTAAACCCAGCAAAGCCCTAGCAATGTAATTCCTAGCAACATAATCCTAGATGGTAATCCACCCCCTCTACAGAATCTCACATGGGTTGGCAAACTACTCCCCCATCCCAGGATCTCAAAGGAAGCCACATCCCGACTCACAggatagtcccactgaagccacgATAGTATGGTGAACAGGATTTGTCCCATGAAGGGATAGCTTGACTGTGCCCGCAGCTGCAGTGTGGCTCAGGGACTTCTGGGGTAACTGCACAGAAAGCTATTGTGAATATTACCAATTCTAAGTTTTGTGAGCCAGCATTTTTGAGTCAATAGCATACATGAATAAAAAGATGGATCTCTATGACACAGACATTTGGGTCAAAAACAAGATAAAACTGTGAGCTGTGTTGCCTTGTGCTGGGAAAACAATGAAAATGTAAGGGATGTGTGAGTTTTTAAGCCACAGTGTTACAATCCTCAACTTTTGTTTGATAAGAACAAGAGCAGAGACTGGACCAGGGGCTCTCATCCTTTTAATTTCTGAGCCCTCGCCCCCCAAtaagctataaaaactccatggctcaCCTGTGCCACCaccactggttttctgcatataaaagccagggctggcattagagggTAGAaggcagggcaattgcctggggccccatgccacagcgGGCCCCACAAAGCTAATTTGCTCAGGCTTCAACTTTAGCCCCAGGTGGCAGAGCTCAGGGTCCCGGGCTTCTGCTCTGCACAGAGGGGCTTTGGCTCTCTGCCCTGGGCTtcagtgagtctaacactggccctgcttggtggactcCCTGAAACCTACTCGTGGGCCGCCAGGGGGCCCAGACCGCTAAGTTGAGAGCTGTTGGACTAGAAGAAGTACAATCACAAGGGGCTTTTTTAGGAATGCAGGATTTGGATCCATTGTTTCAAATTCAGAATGGACTTCTGTTTATTGCCTTACAGAGGGCACTCTGGTTTGGTTGGCCATTCAAATCCATAATGGCATAATTGATCAAAGCCTATTGAACCTGGAAAGGTTAGACAATGTGtcactctctttctccccctACTATAATTGGCTCCACATGACTTCAGATGCCACTTCCTTCTGGAACCTAGTCCCCAGGACACCACTGCCTCACTTCTCCTGTTGAGTTCTAAGGGCCTGACTCTCAGTTTGCCTGCACCTTGTGTAGGCTTTTAGACCAGTGCAGCCACATCAGAATGGTAGCACTTTATGCTcagtttgcactgatgtaaatgactacacatggTGCAGGGCAACCAGAGGATAGTAAGGTCCAGGTTCTTCCAGTTATCCTTGCAAAGATATGTGAGGTATCCAGGATTAAATGATTTACTGATGGCCATCCAGGGAATCAGTGACTGAGCTGTGAATAGAAACCAAGAGTCCTGGTGCTTAATCCTGAAGATTTAACCAGTAGATCTCACTCCATCTCTATCTTTTCTTAAGGTAAATGTCAGTACTACCGACCCCTTTTGTCCTTTACAGATTGCAGACTTTGGTCTTTCCAACCTCTATCACAAAGACAAGTTTCTGCAGACCTTTTGTGGGAGCCCATTGTATGCTTCCCCAGAAATTGTTAATGGAAGACCCTATCGAGGCCCAGAGGTAAGTGGGCACAGGGGAGAAGGAAAGTGAAATTAAAATTAATCTTGTGTTGGTGGTACAAATGCGATGTGTATTTGGTAATATTGAGCATGAACATTAGTTCGGTCCTGATAGTATCTTACACATAGACTATGTTGGGTCTCTCCTAGGTTGGAAGTATTCAAGCTGCCTTCTGTTACTTTCATTTGCTTTGCTTACATTTTGTCAGCTGTTAAATACCTGCAtgctggcagggccggcgcttccatttaggtggcctaggcaatcgcctagggcgccaggattattggggggcggcattttgctggagtggggcggcaggcagctctggtcgacctgccgcagtcgtgcctgtggagggtcccctggtcccgcggctccagtggaggtgccgcagtcattcctgcggacagtccgctgctcccgtggctctggtggacctcccgcaggcacgattgcggcaggtccaccggagccacaggaccagcgcgcggggcggcgaaatggccatgcacctagggcgctaaaaacactagcaccGGTCCTGCATGCTGGTAACCAAGCACAGCTGGATGTTCCATTGCTTTTGTGGTGCTAATGGTCTGGAAGACTGCAGGAATCAGCTTTTCTATCCTTTACGCGTCTTGTCTATGTATTTTTAGGTTGACAGCTGGGCCCTTGGTGTATTGCTTTACACTCTGGTTTATGGAACGATGCCCTTTGATGGCTTTGATCACAAAAATCTGATCAGGCAGATCAGCAGCGGAGAATATCGTGAGCCAACACAGCCCTCAGGTATAAAAAAGACGCTGGTGTAATGCATTGAGATGACAGGAGTTCAGAATAGCTGGCTGACTTGGCCTCTACCAGCATTTTCTGGTGTGTCACTTTAGAATGATAAGTAAAAGGATCTCCCATCCCCTCTCAAAACATCATCTGCCATCAGTTCCCATCTGGATAGAGCCCTTACCAAAATATATGTACCTTTTGAAATGAAAGTTTTACAGCAGATAGATTTTATTGCCTTGTGGAAGCTTTAGCAGGGTCTTTTAACTAGATCTATGACAATGGAAAGTCTGTTAGCTATTGCAAGCAAAATTGTTCAGACAAGCTGTAAACTGATACAAGGTCCTGATACAGATCAGTCTTCTAGTCTAACTACATTGTGTAATATATATCAAAAGCAGAGATAAGATGAATAGTCATGGGGACGCAACCACTTGGCCCAAGAACCCATTCTGAATTCTAAATTTAATACCAATATGTTCACAATTATCATTACACAAGGGGATGCCACCATGATCAGAACCCTAATAGAAAGGCACCAAAGAATTCTAGCCCAgctacatgatcataatggtccctggCTATGAAATCTACAAATCTATCAATAAATTTCACTAGGCATTTATTTTTCATCATTTGTTTGCCACCATTTCTCATATTCTTCCTCTTGGTTATTCCTACCTAATTTGCTTTGTGGAAATTtacctttaaaaatacataaaagactatattataattGCATTTTACTTTCTGTccccctctttttaaaaaaaaaagatacaaaattAATAATGTACATCATTTGAAATACCTGAGTGCCCTTTTGTTTTTCTCTAAGGCTTATACTAATCTGAGTTGATGTAAAGTTCAGTATCTACACTAGATTCCTTCACTAATATGGAAAAACACTCATCTACTTGACAAGCCAATGGTACACTTGTTTGGGTGTATCATGTGGCTTCAGATATGAAATGGCACTTAATTTCATTTCCTGAAGTTGAATTGATAGTCAGAGTCTTCCCACACAGCATGTTCACTTCACCTGTTTTGCAAAGCATGATTTCTGTTAAAATGTCTTGCCCATAtgtccattttaaaatgaaaaaacaaagatGTCTATATTTTGACTATTTTAATGTCATTCTTTGACGGTAGATGCTCGTGGTCTAATCAGGTGGATGCTGATGGTGAATCCTGAGCGCCGAGCAACTATCGAAGACATAGCCAATCACTGGTGGGTTAATTGGGGCTACAAGAGCAGCGTTTGTGACTGTGATGCCTTGAGAGACTCAGAGTCCCCACTGCTGGCTAGGTTTATTGATTGGCATCACCGTTCGACAGGTCTCCAGCCAGAGACTGATACCAAAATGAAGTGCCTTTCCAAACCCAAAGGTTCGGAAGTTACGCTGGAGCGACAGAGGTCCCTGAAAAAATCAAAGAAGGAAAATGACATTGTGCAATCTATCCAGGAAGGAGGGGCTGAGAATGCATCCAAACCAACCTCCAAGAGGCCCAAAGGCATCTTGAAGAAAAGGAGCAACAGTGAGCATCGGTCTCACAGTGCAGGATTCATCGAAGGAGTGGTCAACCCAGCCTTACCCTCCGCTTTTAAGATAGAGCAAGAACTGTGTAGGACTGGTGTAGTCATTAAGAGTGCCATGGAGGGAGAGATAGCAAGCAAATATGGCACTAAAGCATCTTCCCTCATGCCAAAAAAAGGAATCTTAAAGAAGACTCAGCAGAGAGAGTCTGGCTACTACTCTTCCCCAGAGCGAAGTGAATCTTCTGAATTGTTGGACAATAAGGATGAGACAGGAAACAGTGACACTTCCCCAGGCATCAATGAAACATCAAGAATTGGGTCTCATAGCCATTCCTATAGACGTAAGGGCATCCTAAAACACAACAGCAAGTATTCCACCAGCAGCACTGACTCTGCTTTGGTCAGTCCTGAAACACCAATGGTGGAAGGCATGGAAGAAGGGGTCCTGCCTGGGGATAGATTATCTCGAAGTTACAGTCGCCCTTCTAGTGTTATTAGTGATGACAGTATTTTGTCCAGTGACTCCTTTGACTTGCTAGATTTGCAAGAGAGCAGGCCAAACAGGCAAAGGATAAGGAGCTGTGTCTCTGCTGAAAACTTCCTCCAGATCCAAGATTTTGAAGGACTCCAGAACCGCCCACGCCCACAGCATTTGAAACGTTATCGAAATCGCCTGGGGGACAGCAGTTTTTCCCTTCTCACAGACATGGATGATGTGACTCAGGTCTACAAGAAAGCTCTGGAGATCTGCAACAAGCTCAACTAGCACAGTgagagggtgggaagggaagggagttgTCATGTGTACCTTTATGATGGAGTTAGCCTGTTACCAATTTGCTGACAGTGGTAGGATCATCAAAATGGGTTGAATGCGCATTCTCAGCTGAAAATCGTGAGATATGTAAAAACCTCAAAGTCTTCTCTTGAGCATTATGCAAACTCTCTTTTAGTTTGCTTTATTGAAGTATTACCTAGTTGCCCAAAGAAAATATTCATATGAGATGCAAACATAccgtgcctagcacagtggggtcctggtccatgattaggaTTTCTATGTGCTGCGATCGTACAAAGAAATAAATACCACCACCACTACCAGGATctggcagacaaaggcataacatagacaaattcaaattggaaataaggcaGGTATTTTTAATATTGAGGGTAGTTAACTAGTAGAGCAActttaccaagggaggtggtggattcttcatcacttaaATCTTTCTCAatattggatgtctttctaaaaaatatacTCTAGTTCATCCTGAAGTTATTTGATTTGATGCAGGAATTATGGGGTGAAatatctatggcctgtgttattctGGAGGCCAGAGTAGAtgttcacagtggtcccttctgacttcaaAAATCTCTGAACGTGCTATAGGAAGGGTAGTTTTAAATAGTCACCCTCAGTGTGGTATGCCTAGAAAATTTGAGGCATGTGGCTACAGATTCACATTTTCCAGCTACCATGTCATTCTCCTCACTAGCAAGGAGCACAGTACTAATAGTGAAAAAATTCAGGAACTGAAACCATAGTATGAGCTAGAAAAAGTTATACATTGCAAATGGCTAGTTGATTTCTGCTCCCCACCCGTAACATATTTACTAGGTTTGTGACATTTTCCAGATTGCCAGCCAAACAAATGCCTAGGAAGGGGTGTGTTTATCACATTCTCTCAAAGATTAATTAAGCACAAGATCCAGATTTCAGTCACTTTCACTGTCAGCAAATTGTTCCACCTTGCTTATGAGCATGTATCTGAGAGTGGAGAATAGTTTGCTTCTAGAATGTTAGCTTAAGAAAAGGTTGTAGCATGTAGTAAATGGACGGAGGACTGAGAATCAGTGAGAATGTGCCTTTTTCCAAATAAGAATGTTTTGAAGTAGGTAGTAGCGGAACAGAAGGAATTTGACTATAAGTGCTGGAATGAGAACAGTAGACGCGACAAGGGATTTGGTGTAAAAATGCAGGTATCTATCTCTATTTGTAATTGGTACTGCGTGAGCAGTGGTATCAGTCTGAAAAGGAGAAAAATGTATATGTTTCCTTGGGTATATCTAAATATCCAGACTTAAGGCTTCAACTCCCATAAAGGTACCACTTGGGTCTACTGGATTACCTGAATGTAAGCCTCAGTTAGCAAGGCACTATGCGTTAGACAGGCCTGGGCAAACTGGAGTCATATGGCCAGTTTCAGATCTCATTTACATAAACATACGGCCCTGGGCTTCACTGGGGCTGCATTGGTGTGActgggggcagaatttggcctgtgagGTCAAATTGGCTACAGCTCTAACAGTCCAAACACACAAACAACTGGAggttaatgggccaaattctgctctcatcttTACCCCAAGACTTCAGCTGGAAGCAGAATTTGCCCCACTCTCTCTGGGCATGCTCTAAAATCCTAAAAGCCATAGAAAAATAGTACCAAGCTCCATTTGGATTAGCTGAGAATCCAGAATAGCAATGTGAATAGATTTAAGATAGAACAAAGAGCTGCTTTACTGCTCGTTGCTTCCCAGCTTGCAAACTCCTTATTTTGTATGTCACAGTACTTCACTCTGTCAGCTCCTCCTTAAAATCAGCAGGATTAACAGCACAAAGGTGGGTGACTCTTAATTTCCTGAAGCGCCTCCTCTATCTCAATGGAAAGGTTTTTCCTCCAGGAGACACTTGGCCAAAATCAGCCCAGGTGTAAAAGGCATCCATAGTGGTGTGCTCACACAAAGCAAATGCTCACTGTTCTCTTAAGAAGGTAGGTTTCAGTATGATAGTGAGGCATCCTGTCCTCCCAAGGGTTTACATGTGATGTTTCTGCCTTTTCAAAAATCCATGTACTATTTTGGGGGGTGCAAAGTTAACAGTTTTGCCATATTCCATTTTAGGGAAATGTGAACTAGAGACCACATGGTTTCAGCAATTCAGGTGAGCtttgcagccagggctggctccaggcaccagcttagcaagcaagTGCATGGAGCAGCCACTCCGGAGATGGGTGGCAGGTCcagctattcggcggcaattcggcggagggtccctcactcctggtcggagcgaaggacctcccgctgaattgctgcagattgtgatcacagctttttttttttttttttttgtctgcttggagtggcaaaaaccctggagctgtccctgtttGCAGCTTTGGGCAAAAGATGTTCTTTTAACTTTATGCCCTGGAGTGTAAGATGCCAgaccctgagctggtgtaaaacaGCCTTCTTCCCTAGACCTAATGAAGCTTGACTTCAGTAGACCAACACCGATTGAAACCAGCTTTGAATCTGGCTCTAAATGGGTAAATGATTTATACAGGTTTCAAGATGAAGGAGACGGACCTCAGCTTGCTGTTGTGAGGAACTGAGAAGCACCCCAAAGGCTCAGATCTCCTTAGATTTTTGCCCAGGCCTGCCATCTTTTGTAAAAATGTGAATGAATGATTGACTGCTTGCTGCCAAACTGGAAATGTCATGTAGGGATTTACTGGCATGTTATCATTCCTAgaagaatagaaaaaaaaaaacttgactgCACATTATTATTAGTGTTgtggtttttatttaatttttttgtaatacgaagttgacttttttttatttgaatttgtcttttttatttattgGTCTGAAAGCCATTTCAAAAAGGTATAATAATATATTTGGTGTAATTTAATTGTTGCAACATTATTTTACAGCTGCAGCCaaaatggtttggttttgttttccacTCATTGGTTGGCTTTAGAAGGCACACAGGGAAAACGCTGGATAATCACCCAAAGTGTTTGTATTTTTAATCTGATACTGttttgtattaaataaaaataaaatgaactgaatgtaagattttttttctctttaaataaatGTAGATCAGCTGTGGCCAAATACCAATGAACTTCTCATGCAACAATACAGCAGCATCTCCAGCAAACTGTACTGAGTTGTTTACTGAAAGCTTTTGGTTTATTTGTGTATTTGAAGAGAATATGGGTGGCTACTGAGACTTGCATGCTGAGCCATGGTCTATACTGGCGGGGTGAGggggtcgatctaagttacacaacttcagctacctgaataatgtagctgaagtcgacatacttagatcgacttatcgtggtgtcttcaccgcggtgagtcgactgctgctgctccccattGACTCTGTCTGCGCCTCTCGTggcactggagtacaggagtctacgggagagcgcttgggggtcgatttatcgcgtctagactagatgcgataaatcaatccccgctggATTGAGGGCTGCCTactgatccggtgggtagtgtagacatatcctaagagagATTTGGCATGAACAAGCCACGGTTTTCATCTGTATTAAAATAGCACAGAGAAGAATAGCTAACTGGGATCTCCTTTCTTCAAGATTGAGATCCATGAGCTAGGCATGTTGCAGGTGAGGGCAGAACAGACTGTTTTACAGCCAGGCAACAGCACATTTATTTATGCCAAGCAACACCCCCAACAGtagtcccttcccctccctggtcagagaaggaaatgtattattattttaaatcttccTGCTGATGTAATCCAAGGCCTGTTTGGACAAAAGGCTGTCAGCCGTATGTTGCTATCAGATGTGCTGTGGTTTTCGTCATACGGCTTTCAGCAGGCCGAGCGGTCAGCTGGTGGAAGACAGAAAGggagtttcattttgatttaattgGTTGGAGTCCACTTGAAAATTGGAGGCTTTTGATGCTAAGAGATTAAATCTTGGTGTTTTGTCTTAGCAATATGGGGTCCTAGTGAGGGAAGCCGGAGATTGGGTCTCCCATTGGTGTCAAGGACCTATTTCAATAAAGTGAATGGTGGTAATAATGGCCTGCTATTGGCTCTGACTGAAGCTGCATAAAACCTCTTGCTTGAGTTAGGTGCCTTTTTGGTTTTTTACTTACAGGTGGTTTGGGTGCCATGTGAATTCATTCTCTAATTAATTCTACTCTGATCTGGTTGGAACTCAGGACTTTCATTGCAGGACTTATGTAACATAACACTACCCAACAGAGCAGGGTAATAGCAACCGCAAACCAATAAAGC of the Gopherus flavomarginatus isolate rGopFla2 chromosome 1, rGopFla2.mat.asm, whole genome shotgun sequence genome contains:
- the NUAK1 gene encoding NUAK family SNF1-like kinase 1 — encoded protein: MWAERRGGSCAPASAPRALQPPEMEGAELDAGRGPSPQRCLSCGSQPGAGKGAAALEEPAEEAPSSEVTAAPELRKQQGVKRHHHKHNLKHRYELQETLGKGTYGKVKRAIERFSGRVVAIKSIRKDKIKDEQDMVHIRREIEIMSSLSHPHIITIFEVFENKDKIVIIMEYASKGELYDYISERRRLSERETRHFFRQIVSAVHYCHKNGVVHRDLKLENILLDDNFNIKIADFGLSNLYHKDKFLQTFCGSPLYASPEIVNGRPYRGPEVDSWALGVLLYTLVYGTMPFDGFDHKNLIRQISSGEYREPTQPSDARGLIRWMLMVNPERRATIEDIANHWWVNWGYKSSVCDCDALRDSESPLLARFIDWHHRSTGLQPETDTKMKCLSKPKGSEVTLERQRSLKKSKKENDIVQSIQEGGAENASKPTSKRPKGILKKRSNSEHRSHSAGFIEGVVNPALPSAFKIEQELCRTGVVIKSAMEGEIASKYGTKASSLMPKKGILKKTQQRESGYYSSPERSESSELLDNKDETGNSDTSPGINETSRIGSHSHSYRRKGILKHNSKYSTSSTDSALVSPETPMVEGMEEGVLPGDRLSRSYSRPSSVISDDSILSSDSFDLLDLQESRPNRQRIRSCVSAENFLQIQDFEGLQNRPRPQHLKRYRNRLGDSSFSLLTDMDDVTQVYKKALEICNKLN